The following coding sequences are from one uncultured Desulfobacter sp. window:
- a CDS encoding NAD(P)H-quinone oxidoreductase: MTSTLPEQMKVIEITEPGGPEALAVGSRPLPETKPDEVLIKVAATGVNGPDIVQRRGHYPPPKGASDLLGLEITGTIVAVGSDVKEWAVGDQVCALTNGGGYAEYCAVHAPHCLPIPKGLSLVEAAGIPETFFTVWSNIFMGAGLKEGEIFLIHGGSGGIGSTAIMLGKAFGAKVYATDSPAERCDACKRLGADRVIDYNTEDFVEVVRNEVKGANVILDIVGGDYIARNIKASAPDGRIVQIAFNKGSKVEINLMPIMLKRLLFTGSTLRSRTDASKAEIAAQLREKVWPVIEAGKIKPNVHKTFPLDQAVEAHRLMESATHVGKIILEV; this comes from the coding sequence ATGACATCCACATTACCGGAACAGATGAAAGTGATTGAAATTACCGAACCCGGCGGCCCCGAGGCCCTTGCTGTGGGAAGCAGGCCCCTGCCCGAGACGAAACCGGACGAGGTGCTGATCAAAGTGGCGGCAACCGGTGTAAACGGGCCCGATATAGTTCAGCGCAGGGGACATTATCCCCCGCCAAAAGGCGCATCCGACCTTCTGGGTCTGGAGATCACAGGAACCATTGTTGCCGTAGGCAGCGATGTCAAGGAGTGGGCTGTGGGAGACCAGGTCTGTGCCCTGACCAATGGCGGCGGTTATGCCGAGTATTGCGCAGTTCATGCGCCCCATTGCCTGCCGATCCCAAAAGGCTTGAGTTTGGTGGAAGCCGCGGGAATTCCCGAAACGTTCTTTACGGTTTGGAGCAATATCTTCATGGGGGCAGGACTTAAAGAAGGAGAAATCTTTCTTATCCACGGCGGATCAGGCGGTATCGGCTCAACGGCTATCATGCTTGGAAAAGCCTTCGGCGCAAAGGTGTATGCCACCGACAGCCCGGCAGAACGATGTGACGCCTGTAAGCGTTTGGGTGCCGACCGGGTGATTGACTACAACACGGAAGATTTTGTTGAAGTGGTTAGAAATGAAGTCAAGGGTGCCAATGTCATTCTCGATATTGTCGGCGGAGACTACATTGCGCGCAATATCAAAGCGTCGGCACCGGATGGACGCATCGTCCAGATTGCATTTAACAAGGGCTCAAAAGTTGAGATCAATTTGATGCCCATCATGCTCAAGCGTCTCCTTTTCACGGGCTCCACCCTGCGCAGTCGTACGGACGCCTCCAAAGCTGAAATTGCGGCACAGCTCAGGGAGAAGGTATGGCCGGTGATTGAAGCGGGAAAAATCAAACCCAATGTCCACAAAACATTTCCCCTGGACCAGGCGGTAGAGGCCCATCGGCTTATGGAAAGCGCAACGCATGTGGGTAAAATTATCCTCGAAGTGTGA